The Xenopus tropicalis strain Nigerian chromosome 2, UCB_Xtro_10.0, whole genome shotgun sequence genome window below encodes:
- the tmprss2.14 gene encoding transmembrane protease serine 2: protein MECNNTAEPNVYESSLKAIGTSGPQDIHIVYTVESVPPDPKKEGEKCCTASKKKILGIFSGACVLIAAAIIIAVLGSSFVPIMTSGSDCEKECGTNGTCVLSSQWCDGVSDCPNGEDETSCVKTRACQMLCGRSGVCILYSQWCDGILHCPNGEDEQTCVRLYGPNFQLQAYSPAKATWLPVCYDQWSDNSGKIACQDIGYSTSTYYESSHLSASSSNGYFMLQSSTVTGKLYNHLHYSATCASGNMVSLRCISCGLSTKVDSRIVGGTVASAGDWPWQVQLLKRVGASLYLCGGSIITQHWVVTAAHCVYGSTSTPSAFKVFAGSLTIQSYYSAGYTVERALVHPSYSSYTQNYDVALLKLTAALVFTTNLRPVCLPNVGMPWAEGQPCWISGWGTTSNGGSISTNLKAASVPLISSATCNQAAVYGGAISPTMMCAGYLSGGTDTCQGDSGGPLVTKTNSLWWLVGDTSWGYGCGMTNKPGVYGNLTFSLEWIYSEMQTYGG, encoded by the exons gtaaaaagaaaatattgggtATTTTCTCCGGCGCCTGTGTGCTCATAGCAGCAGCCATCATTATCGCCGTGTTGGGCTCAAGTTTTG TCCCAATAATGACTTCAGGATCAGACTGTGAAAAGGAATGTGGAACCAACGGAACCTGTGTCCTTTCTTCCCAGTGGTGCGATGGGGTATCTGATTGTCCCAATGGAGAAGATGAGACATCCTGCG TAAAAACAAGAGCTTGCCAGATGTTATGTGGAAGGTCTGGCGTCTGTATCCTTTATTCCCAGTGGTGCGATGGCATTCTCCATTGTCCTAATGGAGAAGACGAACAAACCTGTG TTCGACTGTACGGACCCAACTTCCAACTACAGGCCTATTCTCCTGCAAAAGCAACATGGCTGCCGGTCTGCTATGACCAATGGAGTGACAACAGCGGGAAGATTGCCTGCCAGGACATTGGATATAGCAC GAGCACCTACTATGAGAGCAGTCATTTGTCGGCCTCATCAAGTAATGGATATTTCATGCTCCAATCCAGTACTGTGACTGGCAAGTTGTACAATCATCTTCATTACAG TGCTACCTGTGCCTCTGGGAATATGGTTTCATTGCGCTGTATAA GTTGCGGTTTGTCTACAAAGGTGGACAGCAGGATAGTAGGGGGCACAGTTGCTTCAGCGGGAGATTGGCCCTGGCAAGTGCAACTTCTAAAGAGAGTCGGTGCGAGTCTTTATTTATGTGGTGGATCCATCATCACACAGCACTGGGTAGTAACTGCTGCTCACTGCGTATATGG GTCTACTTCTACTCCTTCTGCCTTTAAAGTGTTTGCTGGATCACTGACTATACAGAGTTATTACTCTGCTGGCTATACAGTGGAGAGAGCGCTCGTGCATCCCAGCTATTCATCCTACACACAAAACTATGATGTTGCTCTGCTGAAGCTCACAGCTGCACTGGTATTTACTA CCAATCTCAGACCTGTATGCTTACCCAATGTTGGGATGCCCTGGGCAGAGGGACAACCATGTTGGATATCCGGGTGGGGAACTACATCGAATGGAG GCAGTATTTCCACTAATCTAAAGGCAGCTTCAGTGCCTCTTATCTCCTCCGCTACATGTAACCAAGCCGCTGTGTATGGTGGAGCCATCAGTCCTACTATGATGTGTGCTGGGTATCTCAGTGGCGGAACAGACACTTGCCAG GGTGACAGTGGTGGCCCTCTGGTTACCAAAACCAACTCCTTGTGGTGGCTTGTTGGTGACACAAGCTGGGGATATGGATGTGGTATGACCAATAAACCTGGAGTGTATGGGAATCTTACCTTCTCCTTGGAATGGATATACTCGGAGATGCAG ACATATGGAGGATGA